A part of Rhinatrema bivittatum chromosome 16, aRhiBiv1.1, whole genome shotgun sequence genomic DNA contains:
- the LOC115077317 gene encoding olfactory receptor 6J1-like, which yields MRNQTVVTEFIFMGFPGSHGLHIFLFILFLLIYLITIVSNFVMTVVICVDLHLHTRMYFFLCNLSILEAFNSSNIFPKMLVDFLSKNKRISFSACLTQSYFYFLLISVEFFLLGIMSFDRYVAICNPLRYTAIMHRQLCLQLILFCWVGSILCILFPTIIISRFPFCGANIIDHYFCDSAAIVKLACADTRFVQLLEVILALIVLPTSLLLTTVSYTYIIFTVLRISSADERQKAFSTCASHLIMVILVYGSAMFIEVSPIINPSVEMYKGVSLVSNALPPLLNPFIYTLRNEKVKQAIKDLKNRNLFS from the coding sequence ATGAGGAATCAAACGGTTGTGACAGAATTCATTTTCATGGGATTCCCAGGGAGTCATGGACTCCatattttccttttcatcttgTTCTTGCTCATTTACCTGATCACAATAGTGAGCAACTTTGTAATGACTGTAGTGATCTGTGTGGACTTACACCTCCACACCCGAATGTACTTCTTCCTCTGCAATTTGTCCATCCTGGAAGCTTTTAACTCATCAAACATATTCCCCAAGATGTTGGTAGACTTTTTATCAAAGAATAAAAGAATTTCGTTTTCTGCCTGCCTTACCCAGTCCTATTTCTATTTCCTTCTGATATCTGTTGAGTTTTTCCTATTGGGCATCATGTCTTTTGATCGCTATGTTGCCATCTGTAACCCTCTACGCTACACCGCCATCATGCACCGTCAGCTGTGCCTTCAATTGATCTTATTCTGTTGGGTTGGATCCATATTGTGTATTCTTTTCCCTACAATTATTATATCCAGGTTCCCATTCTGTGGCGCCAACATCATTGACCATTACTTTTGTGACAGTGCTGCTATTGTGAAACTGGCATGTGCTGATACCCGTTTTGTACAGTTACTCGAAGTCATTTTAGCCTTGATTGTATTGCCGACCTCTTTACTCTTAACAACAGTGTCCTACACTTACATTATCTTCACAGTCCTTCGCATTTCATCAGCAGATGAGAGGCAGAAGGCCTTTTCCACTTGTGCCTCCCACCTCATTATGGTGATATTAGTCTATGGAAGTGCAATGTTCATTGAGGTGAGCCCCATAATTAACCCTTCTGTAGAAATGTACAAAGGGGTGTCCTTGGTCAGCAATGCTTTACCCCCTTTGCTAAACCCTTTCATTTATACTTTAAGGAATGAAAAGGTAAAACAGGCTATAAAAGACCTAAAaaataggaatttattttcctga